From one Kwoniella dejecticola CBS 10117 chromosome 2, complete sequence genomic stretch:
- a CDS encoding 60S ribosomal protein eL14 — protein sequence MNIWRTRRPINLNTFADVIKKAEREDLERKGVALRLDEVYSQSTFKRFVEVGRVVLVNDGPSAGNLAVIVEIIDHNRALIDGPTTSVPRQQFPYRNLILTPYTLASLPRGAGNGAVKKAFEKAGVLEKWQSSGWAKKLAARQQRKNASDFDRFQIQLSKKARREEVRKAYVKEKKASA from the exons ATGAATATCTGGCGGACACGAAGACCGATCAATTTGAACACGTTCGCCGATGTCAtcaagaaagcagaaaggGAGGATTTGGAACGGAAGGGAGTTGCATTGAGGCTGGACGAAGTGTATAGT CAATCCACATTCAAGCGATTCGTCGAGGTTGGCCGAGTTGTTCTCGTCAACGACGGTCCCTCAGCTGGTAACCTTGCCGTTATcgtcgagatcatcgaccaCAACCGA GCTCTCATTGACGGACCTACCACCTCCGTGCCAAGACAACAATTCCCTTACCGAAACCTGATCCTCACTCCTTACACCCTCGCTTCCCTCCCCCGAGGTGCCGGTAACGGTGccgtcaagaaggctttcgAGAAGGCCGGTGTCCTTGAGAAATGGCAATCTAGTGGATGGGCTAAGAAGTTGGCCGCTAGACAACAACGAAAG AACGCTTCCGACTTTGACCGATTCCAAATTCAACTCTCCAAGAAAGCTAGACGTGAAGAAGTTCGAAAGGCTTacgtcaaggagaagaaggcttccGCTTAA